One genomic window of Candidatus Kuenenia stuttgartiensis includes the following:
- the floA gene encoding flotillin-like protein FloA (flotillin-like protein involved in membrane lipid rafts) encodes MQYSPLLLLPVAISLSLYLLLFLFIFAILFIFLTYGRLYINAISSGAAISFSKIIGMAMKRIDVKSMVKYCIMAKKAGIDIAPSSLEAHYLAGGNVDQAVHAIIAASKANIELSFDNACAIDLAGRNIFDIVKAGIYPREFACPDPAKGSSTLDAITKDGIQIKVKVRITLRTNIEKLVGSAAEETITARVGESIITAIGSSDCYRKVLERPDLISLYVMEKKLDADTAFTILSINIIDITVGENIGAKLQSAQTEVDRKVALVEAEKREKAAIARQQEAKALAEESRVKILTAEAEVPKAIVQAFREGNMGIMDYCHIKNIEADTEMKSALSKQGTP; translated from the coding sequence ATGCAATATTCGCCACTCCTTCTTCTTCCAGTAGCAATTTCATTGTCGCTCTATTTATTGCTCTTTTTGTTTATTTTCGCCATTTTATTCATTTTTTTAACGTACGGCAGGCTTTATATAAATGCCATTTCTTCCGGAGCCGCTATCTCCTTTTCGAAAATAATTGGCATGGCCATGAAACGCATCGATGTTAAATCGATGGTAAAATATTGTATTATGGCAAAAAAAGCGGGGATAGATATCGCACCTTCGTCCCTGGAAGCACATTACCTTGCTGGAGGAAATGTTGATCAGGCAGTACACGCCATTATTGCAGCAAGCAAAGCAAATATAGAGCTTAGCTTCGATAATGCCTGTGCTATAGACCTTGCAGGAAGAAATATTTTCGACATAGTCAAGGCCGGTATTTATCCAAGGGAATTTGCCTGTCCGGATCCGGCAAAGGGTTCTTCAACGCTCGACGCAATAACAAAAGATGGTATTCAAATAAAAGTAAAGGTACGCATTACCCTGCGTACCAATATTGAAAAACTGGTGGGGAGCGCTGCGGAAGAAACCATCACTGCAAGGGTGGGGGAAAGCATCATTACCGCTATCGGGTCATCGGACTGTTATCGAAAAGTCCTTGAAAGACCGGATCTCATTTCACTATATGTAATGGAAAAGAAGCTGGACGCCGATACAGCCTTTACCATACTTTCAATTAACATTATCGATATCACTGTTGGTGAAAACATAGGGGCAAAATTGCAATCTGCGCAAACGGAAGTAGATAGAAAAGTAGCGCTTGTGGAAGCGGAAAAAAGGGAAAAGGCCGCCATTGCACGCCAGCAGGAAGCAAAAGCGCTTGCGGAAGAGAGCAGGGTAAAAATACTCACGGCAGAGGCCGAAGTGCCAAAAGCAATTGTGCAGGCATTTCGCGAAGGGAATATGGGCATAATGGATTATTGTCATATAAAAAATATTGAAGCCGATACTGAAATGAAATCAGCGCTTTCAAAACAAGGCACACCCTAA
- a CDS encoding MlaE family ABC transporter permease, which translates to MNQIFFPFKIIGNSLHKFIRELGKMGCFFANALFYMLFPPYLFRRIIKQINFIGVKTVLVIVLTGTFTGMVLALQMYYVLIKFGAEARLGPAVAMSLIKELGPVICALMVTGRAGSAITAEIGIMRISEQVDALDAMALNPYKYLIIPNIIAGVISLPLLNAIFVVLGVFGGYAVGVGLMGVSSGTYFGGINDFVAARDVFEGFYKSLSFGVLITWISCYKGFYTGYGAEGVSKATTQSVVISSVVILIWDYFMTSLLVA; encoded by the coding sequence ATGAATCAAATCTTTTTCCCCTTTAAAATTATAGGAAACTCCCTCCATAAATTCATCAGAGAATTGGGAAAAATGGGGTGTTTTTTTGCGAACGCCTTGTTTTATATGTTATTCCCCCCTTATCTGTTCAGGCGGATTATCAAACAAATCAATTTCATCGGGGTAAAGACGGTCCTTGTCATCGTCTTAACCGGCACATTTACCGGAATGGTGCTAGCCTTACAGATGTATTACGTATTAATAAAGTTTGGGGCAGAAGCAAGGCTTGGGCCTGCGGTAGCCATGTCATTGATCAAAGAGTTAGGGCCGGTTATTTGCGCATTAATGGTTACCGGACGAGCAGGCTCTGCAATAACAGCGGAAATTGGAATTATGAGGATATCAGAACAAGTAGATGCGCTTGACGCTATGGCTTTAAACCCATACAAATATCTTATCATACCCAATATTATAGCCGGAGTAATATCACTCCCACTCCTGAATGCGATCTTTGTAGTCCTTGGAGTTTTTGGTGGCTATGCGGTCGGCGTAGGGCTTATGGGCGTATCGAGCGGCACCTACTTTGGCGGCATCAACGATTTTGTCGCGGCAAGGGACGTTTTTGAAGGATTTTATAAATCGCTGAGTTTTGGCGTTTTAATAACATGGATATCCTGCTATAAAGGATTTTATACAGGATATGGGGCAGAGGGGGTAAGCAAAGCCACAACGCAGTCCGTGGTAATTTCCTCCGTTGTGATACTTATATGGGATTATTTTATGACATCTTTACTGGTTGCATAG
- a CDS encoding ABC transporter ATP-binding protein, with protein MIEIVDLHKSFNEHKILRGVNLKIEDDQMLALIGGSGTGKSVLLKHIIGLAKPDKGKVLVDNQDISKLRRKALKRLKERFGVVFQGGALFDSLTVFENVAFPLREKTRMKALEIRETVFRELANVGLSGAENKYPAEISGGMKKRVALARCLVMQPEIILFDEPTTGLDPLIAKAIHNLIRSLQKNLHFTAIMVTHEIPEVFSFVDRVAMLYNGKIIAEGTPQEIQDSKNPIVHQFIHGELEGPISIK; from the coding sequence ATGATAGAGATCGTCGATTTACACAAAAGCTTTAATGAACACAAAATACTACGTGGAGTCAATTTAAAGATAGAAGACGATCAAATGTTGGCATTGATTGGTGGTAGCGGGACGGGAAAGTCGGTGCTGTTAAAGCACATAATCGGGCTTGCAAAACCTGATAAAGGCAAAGTATTGGTGGATAATCAGGATATTAGCAAATTGAGGAGAAAGGCATTAAAACGTCTGAAAGAGCGATTTGGCGTCGTTTTTCAGGGCGGAGCACTTTTCGACTCTCTTACCGTCTTTGAAAACGTAGCATTTCCCCTCAGAGAAAAGACGAGGATGAAGGCATTGGAGATAAGGGAAACGGTATTCAGGGAACTTGCCAATGTGGGACTTTCCGGTGCTGAAAATAAATACCCGGCAGAAATCAGCGGCGGGATGAAAAAACGTGTTGCCCTTGCGCGGTGCCTGGTAATGCAACCGGAAATAATTTTATTTGATGAACCTACGACAGGACTCGATCCTTTGATCGCAAAAGCAATTCACAATTTGATACGGTCATTACAAAAGAATTTACACTTCACGGCAATTATGGTGACACATGAAATTCCCGAAGTATTTTCTTTCGTTGACCGTGTTGCAATGTTATATAACGGAAAAATCATTGCGGAAGGCACTCCGCAGGAAATACAAGATTCAAAAAACCCTATCGTACACCAGTTTATTCACGGGGAACTGGAAGGCCCTATTTCTATAAAATAA
- the mlaD gene encoding outer membrane lipid asymmetry maintenance protein MlaD, whose product MKKFDVEIAVGIFIFCGILCMGYISVKLGKINFLSDNYYQVNAIFSTVKGLKKNTAVEIAGVEVGKVDNIVLENYEVVVSMKIRKDIKLQEDAIASIRTKGLLGEKYVEITPGGSDHIIEHGGTLIETEPPLDLEKLIGNFVFGKVGD is encoded by the coding sequence ATGAAAAAATTTGATGTCGAAATTGCCGTAGGTATATTTATCTTCTGTGGTATACTTTGCATGGGTTATATCTCGGTAAAGCTTGGCAAGATCAATTTTTTAAGCGATAATTATTATCAGGTGAATGCCATTTTTAGCACGGTAAAAGGACTCAAAAAAAATACTGCCGTGGAAATAGCCGGTGTTGAAGTAGGCAAGGTCGATAACATAGTGCTCGAAAATTACGAAGTAGTGGTATCTATGAAAATCAGAAAAGACATAAAACTACAGGAAGATGCCATTGCCTCTATCCGCACGAAAGGACTTTTAGGCGAAAAATACGTTGAAATTACACCGGGCGGTTCAGACCACATAATAGAACATGGCGGCACCTTGATAGAAACAGAGCCGCCCCTTGATTTAGAAAAGCTTATTGGAAATTTTGTTTTTGGAAAAGTTGGAGATTAA
- a CDS encoding MlaC/ttg2D family ABC transporter substrate-binding protein, with amino-acid sequence MKNQRIALNLLVFALLLAPVSSLLAGETGALVMKYIESGMAILEDETLKGEDKKEERKEKLWAELTNIFNFTEMSQRALGQYWQKISPEEKAEFIGLFTSILKNTYLGETGTYSAKKIVLVGEKERGKYATIQTNFILNTGKEAAVDFRMMSNDGKWKIYDVIIEGVSLVNNYRSQFSSILVKSPYAELIKRLKKKITEE; translated from the coding sequence ATGAAAAATCAAAGAATTGCATTAAATCTGCTTGTTTTCGCATTACTTCTGGCGCCCGTTTCTTCTTTATTGGCAGGCGAAACAGGCGCACTGGTCATGAAATATATCGAAAGTGGGATGGCAATATTAGAAGATGAAACCCTTAAAGGAGAAGATAAAAAAGAGGAACGTAAAGAAAAGTTATGGGCTGAGCTTACCAATATTTTTAATTTTACTGAAATGTCGCAAAGGGCACTCGGGCAATACTGGCAAAAAATCAGCCCCGAAGAAAAAGCAGAATTCATAGGATTGTTTACTAGTATTCTCAAAAATACCTACCTGGGAGAAACAGGCACTTATTCGGCAAAGAAAATTGTTCTGGTCGGGGAAAAGGAAAGAGGGAAATACGCCACAATACAAACAAATTTCATTCTAAATACCGGCAAAGAAGCCGCTGTGGATTTTCGTATGATGAGTAACGACGGTAAATGGAAGATATATGATGTGATTATTGAAGGGGTGAGCCTGGTAAATAATTACCGCAGCCAGTTTAGCAGCATCCTTGTGAAATCACCCTATGCAGAATTAATAAAACGGCTGAAGAAAAAAATCACCGAAGAGTAG
- a CDS encoding VacJ family lipoprotein, which produces MASEEYAAKIAPNDESKTEGDSVKENTDMHKHGEAVGVEMEVVFAKEANNTSEEISSVENNDAPKEITLEALDVAETEVPEETTEATDAEEEIEYEDDFGEDEEYLQIKDSIEPFNRAMFVLNDKFYYYLFKPVYKGYSFVVPEPARKSVRNFYTNLQMPGRFFNCLFQGKGKGAGTELLRFTINSTLGLAGFFDVAKAGFDLKEYDEDVGQTLAKANMGEGTYIVLPFFGPSNVRDTVGLAGDTLLNPITWVTYFFLAPIEGFGINAYDVTNTGSLEAEDAYEKITKPAIDPYIALQDAYTKNRIKKIKE; this is translated from the coding sequence ATGGCATCTGAAGAATATGCCGCGAAAATTGCACCTAACGATGAATCAAAGACCGAAGGTGACTCTGTTAAAGAGAATACAGATATGCACAAACATGGGGAAGCAGTCGGAGTTGAAATGGAAGTTGTTTTTGCAAAAGAGGCAAACAACACTTCTGAGGAAATTTCATCCGTAGAAAATAATGACGCACCAAAAGAAATCACATTGGAAGCTTTGGATGTTGCTGAAACCGAAGTGCCAGAGGAAACAACAGAAGCAACTGACGCAGAAGAAGAGATTGAATATGAAGACGACTTCGGGGAAGACGAAGAATACCTTCAGATAAAAGATTCAATCGAACCATTTAACCGCGCTATGTTTGTCTTGAATGACAAATTCTATTATTATCTTTTTAAACCCGTATATAAAGGATACAGCTTTGTCGTACCTGAACCTGCAAGAAAGAGTGTGAGAAATTTTTACACTAATTTACAAATGCCGGGGCGCTTTTTCAATTGTCTGTTCCAGGGTAAGGGGAAAGGCGCAGGCACAGAATTGTTGCGTTTTACCATTAACAGCACACTGGGGCTTGCAGGTTTTTTTGATGTGGCAAAGGCCGGATTTGATTTAAAGGAATATGACGAAGACGTTGGGCAGACTCTTGCCAAAGCTAATATGGGAGAAGGCACATACATAGTACTGCCATTTTTCGGGCCATCCAATGTGCGGGATACCGTAGGACTTGCGGGAGATACCCTTCTTAACCCGATAACGTGGGTCACTTACTTCTTTCTTGCGCCCATAGAGGGATTCGGAATTAATGCGTATGATGTCACAAACACCGGTTCTCTGGAAGCGGAAGACGCGTATGAAAAAATAACAAAACCTGCCATCGACCCCTACATTGCACTCCAGGATGCTTATACAAAAAACCGAATCAAAAAGATCAAGGAATAA
- the purH gene encoding bifunctional phosphoribosylaminoimidazolecarboxamide formyltransferase/IMP cyclohydrolase, which yields MAKLERALISVSDKTGIVTFAKELQSLGIEIISTGGTCKLLKENGIAVIEISEYTGFPEIMDGRVKTLHPKVHGGLLALRNNDSHKKQMKELGIKPIDMVVVNLYPFEKTIAKEGVSMEEAIENIDIGGPSMIRSASKNYRDVIVIVNPKRYEFIIGELQAGHNDISEKMRFELAVEAFRTTGRYDRVIANYFDSLGEEKGGYPTALSLDYIKRQSLRYGENPHQSAAFYAEENINEPCVSNAQQLCGKELSYNNIIDLHAALELVREFEKPSAIVIKHTNPCGAASANTLAAAFTKAYNGDPVSAFGCILGLNKNVDAATAEAITGPGHFVEAIIAPDYDPQAIEILTTKRKWGNSLRLLKTGPLSAKTRDARIQEIKGVGGGVLLQSRDISLYEPENLKTVSKKQPSEQEMADLRFAFTICKHVKSNCIVLAKDEAVVGVGAGQMSRIDSTEISIKKAGERTKGAVMASDAFFPFRDCVDVAAKAGITAIIQPGGSNRDDESIAASDEHGICMVLTGQRHFKH from the coding sequence ATGGCAAAATTGGAACGGGCGCTTATCAGCGTATCAGATAAAACAGGAATCGTAACGTTTGCAAAAGAATTACAATCGTTAGGCATAGAAATAATTTCCACCGGAGGTACCTGTAAATTACTGAAGGAAAACGGCATTGCCGTAATTGAAATCTCAGAATATACAGGGTTCCCGGAGATTATGGACGGCCGTGTGAAAACACTGCATCCGAAGGTGCATGGAGGACTCCTGGCATTAAGGAATAATGACTCCCACAAAAAACAAATGAAAGAACTGGGGATAAAACCCATCGATATGGTGGTGGTAAATCTGTATCCTTTTGAAAAAACAATTGCAAAAGAAGGCGTTTCCATGGAAGAAGCCATAGAAAATATTGATATCGGAGGGCCTTCCATGATACGCTCTGCCTCTAAAAATTACAGGGATGTCATCGTCATTGTCAACCCAAAGCGTTATGAATTTATTATCGGGGAACTACAGGCAGGGCATAACGATATTTCTGAAAAAATGCGCTTTGAACTGGCCGTTGAAGCATTCAGAACAACAGGACGCTATGACAGAGTCATTGCAAATTACTTCGACAGTCTTGGGGAAGAAAAAGGCGGGTATCCAACGGCGCTGTCCCTTGATTATATTAAACGTCAGTCATTGCGTTATGGTGAAAACCCGCATCAATCGGCAGCTTTTTATGCAGAAGAAAATATAAACGAACCATGCGTCTCCAATGCGCAGCAATTGTGCGGAAAAGAGCTTTCATACAATAATATAATAGACCTTCACGCAGCATTGGAATTAGTAAGAGAATTTGAAAAACCGTCCGCCATCGTAATAAAACATACCAATCCCTGCGGCGCAGCTTCAGCAAATACACTGGCGGCAGCATTTACAAAGGCATATAACGGAGACCCTGTTTCCGCATTCGGATGTATCCTGGGATTAAACAAAAACGTAGATGCGGCAACCGCTGAGGCAATTACCGGACCGGGGCATTTTGTTGAAGCAATAATAGCTCCCGATTACGATCCGCAAGCCATTGAAATACTTACAACAAAAAGAAAATGGGGGAACAGTTTAAGGCTTTTAAAGACAGGTCCCCTTTCGGCAAAGACGAGAGACGCAAGGATTCAGGAAATAAAAGGCGTTGGCGGAGGCGTCCTTTTGCAAAGCAGGGACATCTCCCTCTATGAACCTGAAAATCTTAAAACAGTTTCGAAAAAGCAGCCTTCCGAACAAGAAATGGCTGATCTTCGTTTCGCGTTTACTATCTGCAAACATGTTAAATCAAACTGCATTGTTTTGGCAAAAGACGAAGCGGTTGTGGGAGTCGGTGCAGGGCAAATGAGCAGAATTGATTCTACGGAAATTTCCATAAAAAAGGCCGGCGAAAGAACGAAAGGCGCCGTGATGGCATCCGATGCCTTTTTCCCCTTCAGGGACTGCGTTGATGTTGCTGCAAAGGCAGGAATAACCGCCATCATTCAACCAGGAGGTTCTAACAGGGATGATGAATCAATTGCCGCATCTGATGAACACGGAATCTGCATGGTACTTACCGGACAACGGCATTTCAAACATTAG